GGCCGTCCTGTCCGGGGCGCTCGCGACCCTGCGGGCCCTGGAGGCCGGCGGGTACGATCTGGAGCGCGCCCGCGCCGCCCTGGCCTTCCTGCTGGTGGCCGAATCCGACGAATTCCTGACGGTGGCGAAGGTCCGGGCCCTGCGCCGGCTCTGGGCCCGGATCGAGGAGGCTTGCGGGCTCGCGCCTGCGCCGATCCGCCTGCACGCCGAGACCGCTTGGCGCAGCACCACCCGGCGCGACCCCTGGGTCAACATGCTGCGCGCCACCGCCGCCGTCTTCTCCGCCGGCCTCGGCGGGGCCGATGCGGTGACGGTTTTGCCCTTCACCGCGGCTCTGGGCCTGCCCGATGCCTTCGCCCGCCGCTGCGCCCGCAACACCCAGCACGTCCTCCTCGACGAGGCCAATCTCTGGCGCGTCGCCGATCCGGCTGCCGGAGCCGGCGGCTTCGAGGTCCTGACCGACCAGCTCTGCGGTGAGGCCTGGGGGCTGTTCCAGGCGATCGAGCGGGACGGGGGCATTGCGAAGAGCCTGCGCTCGGGCGCGATGGCCGACCGCCTCGCCGCATTGCGAAAAACCCGCGACGCGGATCTCGCCACCCGCCGCCAGCCGATCACCGGCACCAGCGAGTTCCCGGACCTGCACGAGGCGCCCGTCGCGGTGCTGGTGCCCGCCCCGGCGGCGGAAGCGGTGTCGGAGGGTGCCCTGCCGTCCCGGCGCCTCGCCGAGCCCTTCGAGGCCCTGCGCGACACTTCCGATGCCATCCTCGCCCGCACGGGACGGCGCCCGCGGGTCTTCCTCGCCAATCTCGGGGCTCTCAGCGCCTTCAACACCCGCGCCACCTTCGCCCGCAACGCCTTCGAGGCCGGGGGCATCGAGGCGGTGACGAACGAAGGCTTTGCCGATCACGCCGCCCTGGCCGAGGCGTTCCGGGCGTCCGGCACGCCGATCGCCTGCCTGTGCTCCTCGGATGCGGTCTATGCCGAGGAGGCGGTGTCGGCGGCCGAGGCCCTGCGCGGAGCGGGTGCCACCACGCTGTTCCTCGCCGGCCGGCCCGGCGACCTCGAGCCCGCCTTGCGGGCGGCCGGCGTCGCTTACGACCTTTATGCCGGCTGCGACCTCGTGAAGCTGCTGGGCAGAGCGCAAGAGGCGGCGCAAGAGGCGGCGAAAGCCTGAGGCCGGACACCGCGCCCTGAGCCGGTGCCGTCCGGCCCGGGGCGCCCTATCTCGTGAGCACCGTGACCGAGATCCTGTTCTACCACATGCAGCGCCAGCCCCTGGAACAGGTGCTGCCGAGCCTCCTGGAGAAATCCCTGGAGCGGCAATGGCGCGTCGCCGTGCAGGCGACGAGCGAGGAGCGGCTCCAGGCCCTCGACGATCACCTCTGGGTCTTCTCGGAGGAGAGCTTTTTGCCCCACGGCACCGACCGCGACCCCGATTGCGCCACTCAGCCGGTGGTGCTGACCCTGCGCGACGCCAACCCGAACGGCGCCTCGATCCGCTTCCTGGTCGAGGGCGCGGCCCTGCCCGAGGATGCGGCCAGCTACCAGCGCATCTGCATCCTGTTCGACGGCACCGACCAGGACGCCCTGCTGCATGCCCGCGAGCAGTGGCGCGGCGCCAAGGAGGCCGGCCACAGCGTCGCCTACTGGCAGCAGGACGAGCGCGGCCGCTGGCAGAAGAAGGCGTGATGGCGGGTCTGCACACCGCGTGTTGTCACGATGAAGCGCGTCTCCGCTCCTCTGTACTGGCAGGGCTGTCCAGTGAAGGAAAAGGCGCGGGAATTCCCCTCTCCCCGCGGGCGGGGAGAGGCTTTCGTCCCCCTTGCCGGGGACGAAAGGAGCGCGAAGCGCGAGGGTGAGGGGGTGTCGACGGATGTGGCTCATCCGGAAACACCCCCTCACCCTCGCTTCGGCTTCGCCGTCGCTAGCTGCGTCTCCTGAACGGAGACACAGCCCTCTCCCCGCCCGCGGGGAGAGGAGAGACCCGCGCCCGACCTTTCGAAGGAAAGGGAGCGGTGAACTCAAAAAAAAGACAAGGCCCCCGCCCGCGAGGAGACGTCATGACCCGCATCACGACCCGGATCCTCGCCGCCGCGGCAGCCCTCTGTCTCGGAGCCGCGCCGCTCGTCGCGCAGCCTGCCCGCCAAGAGTCACGTCAAGAGTCACGTCAAGAGGCCCGTCAGGAGACCCGCCAGCCCGAAGGCCGGCGCCTGCCCCCCGACGCGACGACGCAGCACAGCCTGACCCTCTCCGACGGCCGCACCCTGAACTTCACGGCTTTCGCCGGCAGCCTGCCGCTGGTCGACGAATCCGGGAAACTCCAGGCCGAGATCGCGGTTACGGCCTTCACCCTGCCGGACCGGGAGGCCCGGACGCGGCCGGTCACCTTCGCGGTCAATGGCGGGCCGGGCGCGGCCTCGGCCTATCTCAACCTCGCGGCGGTCGGGCCGTGGCGCGTGCCCTTCGAGGGCACCAGCATCAGCCCCTCGATGGCGCCGGTGACGGTGCCGAACGACGAGACCTGGCTCGACTTCACCGACCTCGTCTTCATCGATCCCATCGGCACCGGCTACAGCCGCGCCGCCGGCGACGACGCGAAGCGCTATTACGGCGTCGAGAGCGACGCGGCCGTGCTGTCGGCGGTCATCGCCCGCTGGCTGCGCACCAACGACCGGCTCACCTCGCCGAAATTCTTCCTCGGCGAGAGCTATGGGGGGTTTCGCGGCCCGCTCGTCGCCCGCAAGCTCCAGGACGACGTCGGAATCGGCCTCTCCGGCCTGGTGTTGCTCTCGCCGGTGCTCGATTTCGGCTATCTCCAGCCGCCGCGGCATAACCCGCTGGGCGCGGTGACACGGCTGCCCTCGCTCGCTGCTGCCGGCCTGGAGAAGCGCGGCGAGACCCCCGACCCCGCCCGCATGGAGGCGGTGGAGGCCTATGCCACCGGCCCCTACCTCAGCGACCTCTTGCGTGGGCCTTCCGATCCGGCCGCCATCGACCGGATGACCGAACGCGTCGCCGCCCTGACCGGGCTCGATCCCGCCCTGGTGCGCCGCCAGGCCGGCCGCGTGGCGGGCGCCAGCTACCAGCGCGAGGCCGACCGCGATGCGGGCCGGGTGGCGAGCGCCTACGATACCGGCATCACCGGCTGGGACCCGGATCCGAGCGCGGCGCAAGGGCGCTTCGCCGATCCGATCCTCACCGCCATGCTGGCGCCGCTCACCAGCGCCGCCATCGACCTCACCACCCGCACGCTGAACTGGCGGGTGCCGAACCTGCGCTACGAACTCCTCAACAACGCGGTCAATGCCGGCTGGAACTGGGGCGGCGGCCGCTCTCCGCCGGAGGTGGTGAGCGACCTGCGCCAGGCGCTCTCCCTCGACGGCGACCTGCGGGTGCTCGTCGCCCACGGCTATACCGACCTCGTCACGCCCTACTTCGCCTCGAAGCTGATCCTCGATCAGATGCCGGCCTACGGCCGCGACCGGCGCCTCTCCCTGTCGGTCTATCCCGGCGGCCACATGTTCTATTTCCGCAAAGGCTCGCGGGCGGCCTTGCGCGGGGACGCGCTCCACCTCTACGAGACGGCCCTGGCGGCGCGGCGCAGCGCCGCCGAGGGACGATGACGGGCGGGGCACGATGCGGCGGACGGTGATCGGAATCGCCCTGATGGGTCTGGCACTGGCCGGGTGCAGCAGCACCGACCGCGCCGCCCCGCCGGTGAACCTGGCAAGCCCGCCGAAACCCGCCCCGCCGCCCGCCCCGAGCTGGGGGCCGGTGCTCGCCCAGGACGGCACCTGCACCGGCGCGGTCCCAGGCAACGCCACCGAGATCGCTCCCGGCATCGGCGAATGCGAGCTGGTGCGCCTCAAGGGCAAGCCGCCGACCGACGTGCTCGTCGGCGAGAGCGGCCGGGGCCAGCGCGAGGTGCAGGTGCTCTACACCGAGCCCGGCGCGAAGGAGCTGTACTTCTTCATCAACAACCGCCTCGACCGGATCGTGAAGTAGGGCAGGGCGATCACCGGACGACCGCCGCGCTCGGTACGCGGCGGTCTGCTCATGCGCTAAACCCAGCGATGCCCGACGCCACTCACTCGTTCGGAGGCGTCCGCAGTCAGGCTAGAGGACCACGAGCATGAGGGACCACGAGCATCATGCGTGAACCGAATGCGGTCGATTTCTGGCGCGGCATCGCCCTGGTCACGATCTTCATCAACCACATCCCGGGCAACACCTTCCAGAATTATACTTATTCCCAGTACGGGATCTCGGACGCGGCCGAGCTGTTCGTGTTCCTGGCCGGCTGGTCGATCGGCATCGCCACCCGCGGGCGCGACGGGGTGCCGGAGCCGGCGCTCCGCACGATCCTGCGGCTGCTCTCGCGCATGGTCGAGGTCTACCGGGCGCAGCTCGTCATCACGGCGATCGCGCTGGCGATGCTGGCGGGCGCGGCGCTCTATCTCGACAACCCGCTGCTGGTCGAATGGCACAATGCCGGTCCGGTCTTCAGCGACCCGATCCAGGCCACCGTCGGCTGGGTGACGCTGCTGCACCAGCTCGGCTTCTTCAACATCCTGCCGCTCTACGTCGTGCTGCTCGGTCTCGCCCCGGCCTTCGTGCTCCTGTCGCGGGTGCATCTCGGCCTGGCGATCGGGATCTCGGTCCTGCTCTATGCCGTGAGCCTGGTCTTCGAGATCAACATCCCGAGCTGGCCGGTAGAGGGGCACTGGTTCTTCAATCCGCTGTGCTGGCAATTGCTGCTGGTGCTCGGCTTCGCGGCGCATGAATGGCGGCGCAGCTCGGAGCGGTTCCTGGCCTGGCGCCGCCGGCTGATGCCGCTCGGCATCGTCATCGTGATCGTCGGCGCGGTCCTGTCCTGGTTCAACCTGCGGCCCGACCCCCTGGCGGTGCCGGAGCCCCGGCTCCTGTTCATCTTCGACAAATCCTACCTGTCGCCGGCCCGGCTGATCCACTTCCTCGGCGTCATGCTCGCCTTCCAGACGGTGTTCGGCCTGATCCAGCCGCGGGCCCGCTGGCTCGTCCGCCAGCTTGCGGGGCTCGGGCGCAACTCGCTCGCAGTGTTCTCGGTCGGTTCGGTCGCCAGCCTCGGTGCACAACTGATTCGGTTCTGGAGCGGGGGAGGTTTCGCGACCGACGTCTTTGTCGTAGGATGCGGATTGGCTTCCCTCTCCTTCACGGCATGGTTCGTCGAATGGCGCTCTCGCTCTCCCCGTCCCTCCTCGGCGGCGTGAGCCTCGCCCTGGTCTCCTGCCTCGCCTTTTCCGTTCAGGCCCAGTCGACGACGCCCCCGCCCGGGCAGGTTCAGCCGGCGCCGGCGCAAGCCCCCGCTCTAGCCGAGATCCCCGCGCTCCAGGCCACCGCGCCGAGTCCCGACGCGCCCGATCCCAGCCTCTCGCCCGAGTGCAGGGTGCCGGGATCGAAGCTCTACACCCTGGCCAAGCTCAAGGCGGTGAAGAAGGCCCTGCGCGAGCACCGGGCCGTGCAGGTGCTGACGATCGGCTCCAATTCCGGGGGGCTGGGCACCGCCGCCACCTACCCGGTGCGGCTCGAGGACGCGCTGACCCGCTCGCTCCCCGACATCGAGGTGACGGTGGAGAGCCGCGGCGTCTCCGGCGAGATCGCCTTCGGGGCAGCCGAGCGCCTGCGCAACCAGGTGGCCGAGATCGAGCCCGACCTCGTGGTCTGGCAGGTCGGCGGCAACGACGCCCTCGCCCGCGTCGACATCGAGGATTTCTCGCAATCGCTGGCCGAGACCGTGGCCTGGATCAAGTCGCACGGTATCGACGTGGTGCTGGTCGATCCCCAATACACCGCGAGCCTCGCCAAGGACGATTATTACCGCCAGTTCGTCCAGGCGATCCAGAAGGTTGCCGAGCGCGAGCAGGTGCCGCTGGTCCAGCGCTACGAGGCGATGCGCTACCTCGCCGGCCGGGCGATCAGCGCGCTCAAAGGGGGCGACACCGCCCAGTCCGGCGCCGGCTTCCGCCTGGCCGATCTCGGCTATCGCTGCATGGCCGAGCACGTCACCCGGGCGATCACCGTCTCGCTGCTCCAGCCGGACGCGGTCGCCGTGCCGGCGACGCCGCCGGTGCCGGCGAATTGAAAGGGCGTGGGCCAAAACACCATCTCCTACCCAGAACCTCATCCTGAGGTGTTAGTCGATTCAAGATCGACTAACCTTGAAGGAGGGCTCCAGAAATCTCACGTCTATCTGGAGCCCTCCTTCGAGGCTCGCTAAAGCTCGCACCTCAGGATGAGGTCGCGGATGGGATAAAAATTTTCTCCGCGGTGCCGATCGACCAATCAATCAGTCCCTCGGCGAACGAGGCACCAACCGCGACCAGTCGGAAAAAATCCTCAATCCACCCGCCGCAACCCCTGCGAAAAGCGCTTGGCATTGGCGACGTAGCGCTCGGCCGACGCCCGCAGACCCGCCACCGCCGCCTCGTCCAGCACCCGCACCGCCTTGGCCGGGGCGCCGACGATCAGGCTGTTGTCGGGAAACTCCTTGCCCTCGGTGACGAGCGCATTGGCGCCGACGAGACAGTTGCGGCCGATCCGGGCGCCGTTGAGGATCGTCGCCCCCATCCCGACCAGCGAATTGTCGCCGATCGTGCAGCCATGCACGATCGCGCCGTGCCCGACGGTGATGCCCTCGCCCAGGGTCAGCGGGAAGCCCGCATCGGTGTGGAGCACCGCGCCCTCCTGGATGTTGGTGCGGTCGCCGATCGCGATCGGCTCGTTGTCGCCGCGGATGACCGCGCCGAACCACACCCCGACCTCGCGGCCGAGCCGCACGCGGCCGATCACGTGGGCATCGGGCGCGATCCAGGCGCTGCCATCCTCCGGCAGAACCGGGCTGACGGTGTCGAGGGCGTAGAGCGGCATCGCGGGATCCTCTTCAGGTTCGCGCCTCCTTTCGCATGCCGTATCGGCGCCGTCAGCCCGAACACACCGTCGCCCGATCGCCCATCGCCAAATCCCCCTTCGCCCGATCCTCCATGGCCCACGGCATCGGCGCCACCGCGCCGGCCCGGGAGGCGATCACCTGGTGGCCGGTGCCGTTGCCGGCGTTCTGGATCGCCAGGGCCACCTCGGTGAGGTGCAGGGCGAGGTCGGCGTCGAGCCGGCTCGCACGCCCTTCCGCCCGCGCCGCCAGCATCTCCTGCGGCCCCAGCGCGAAGTTCATCGCCGTCGCCCCCTTGCGCCCGATCTTGGCGTGGGTAGGCCCCGCGACGCGCAGGCGGCGGGCGAGGGGGGAATCGATCAGGCGGCGGCGCACCACGTGCCGGCGACGCAGCCGGACGGGGGCGTCGTTCGACCAGCACTCGCCTACCTCCAGGATGCCCTCGTCGCCGAAGATGCGCAGGGAATGGTCGTGCGGCGCCACCACCGAACAGGTCAGGCGCGCCACCACCCCGCTCTCGAAGAACAGCGAGGCGCTGGCATAGGTCGGCGCCGCTCTCGTCCCATCGGCCAGCGTCAGGCTTAAGACCTCGGCCGAGGCCGCCGCGACCCGTGTCACCGAGCCGAACATCGCGATCAGCCAGGTCAGGTAGTAGCCGGCATGCTGGAGGGCGCAGCCCACCGCCAGCTCGTCCTGCACCGGCCAGGGCGCGCCGGATTCGCTGCGCCAGGTCTCGTGCGGCGCGCGGATCAGGAAGCCGTCGTCGATCTCGGCATAGACGAGACGGGGCGTGCCGATGACCCGCTCGCGCAGGGCCTTCCAGACGATCTGGGCGCTCTCGCCGAGCGCGCTGCACGGCGCCGAGGCCAGCATCACGCCGCGCTCGGTCGCCACCCGGTGGAGGTGGCGCGCATCGTCGAGCCGGGTCGCCAGCGGCTTTTCCGAGTAGACCGCCAGCCCCGCCTCCAGGCAGGCGAGGCTCACGGCGTAGTGCGAGCCCGGATTGGTCAGGTTGAGGATCAGGTCCGGCCGCCGGCCGATCAGATCGTCGAGGCTCGCGGCCTCCGGGACGTGCCAGTACTGGCCGAAGGCGTGCAGCCGGTCCCGATCGATGTCCCAGGCCCCGGCTATCGTCACCTCCGGCAGGGTCGCCAGGGAGCGCATGTAGTAATCGGCCACGAATCCCGTGCCGACGATGCCGATGCTCGCCACCTGACCTGCTCCCCGTTTCCGTCTTGCGCCGCGAAGGCTAGACCAGGGGGCGGCCCATCGAACCGGCGCAAAGGGCCGAGGAGCAGGTCGCACTCCAGGGGAGGATTAAGTCGTGACCTACCGCTTTCGGAGACGCGGCCCGGTATCGGTCGTGGATCGACGCGGACAGAATTGAACGATTCGAATCTACGTCGGGGTGGGGCCGAGCGCGGCAAGTCGAGGCGACGGCCTCGCCGCATGGGAATGTCGGCGAGACCTTCCGGTCGCCTCGTCAGACCGAGCCGACGGTCTTCAGCCGCGCCCGCGGGTGGATCTCGGCCTGGCTCATCACCGGGGTCTCGCGGCGGAAGCGCTCGATGATCGAGCGCACGAAGGGCCGGGCCTGGACCGAGGTGACGAGGACCGGCATCTCGCCGAGGCGCGCCGCTTCCTCGAACCGGTCGCGCACCGTGGTGACGAAATCCGACAGCTTGGAGGGCTGCATCGCCAGGTGGCGCTCGTCGCCGTGGCCGACGATCGCCTCCATGAAGGCGGTCTCCCAGGCCGGCGACAGGGTGATGATCGGCAGGACGCCGCCCGGCCCCTGGTACTGGGCGCAGATCTGGCGGCCGAGGCGGGCGCGGACGTGCTCGACGATGTCGCGCGGGTTCTTGATGTGGCCGGAAACCTCGGCGATGCCCTCGACGATGGTGCCGAGGTCGCGGATCGAGACCCGCTCGGAGAGCAGGTATTGCAGCACCCGCTGGATCCCCGTGGTGGCGATCTGGGCCGGCACGATCTCCTTGATGAGCTCGCCGTGCTCCTTCGGCAGCTCCTTCAGGAGCTTGTGCACCTCGACGTGGTTGAGGAGGTC
This sequence is a window from Methylobacterium sp. SyP6R. Protein-coding genes within it:
- a CDS encoding methylmalonyl-CoA mutase family protein, with translation MDDTTLAAAFPAATEAQWRALVDGVLKGADFEKRLVRRTPDGIAVQPLYPPAEAAPQPGRAAPGRWRVSQRVDHPDPAEANALALTDLDGGADALTLVMAGSPAARGFGLPGPQAIAAALDGVMLPLIGLRLDAGAAGPDAARALLALAEARGDDLATLDIDLGLDPIAVQAATGAAPSWPGLADLLREVEAAGFTGRAFLADARPFHEAGASEALELAAVLSGALATLRALEAGGYDLERARAALAFLLVAESDEFLTVAKVRALRRLWARIEEACGLAPAPIRLHAETAWRSTTRRDPWVNMLRATAAVFSAGLGGADAVTVLPFTAALGLPDAFARRCARNTQHVLLDEANLWRVADPAAGAGGFEVLTDQLCGEAWGLFQAIERDGGIAKSLRSGAMADRLAALRKTRDADLATRRQPITGTSEFPDLHEAPVAVLVPAPAAEAVSEGALPSRRLAEPFEALRDTSDAILARTGRRPRVFLANLGALSAFNTRATFARNAFEAGGIEAVTNEGFADHAALAEAFRASGTPIACLCSSDAVYAEEAVSAAEALRGAGATTLFLAGRPGDLEPALRAAGVAYDLYAGCDLVKLLGRAQEAAQEAAKA
- a CDS encoding DNA polymerase III subunit chi; protein product: MTEILFYHMQRQPLEQVLPSLLEKSLERQWRVAVQATSEERLQALDDHLWVFSEESFLPHGTDRDPDCATQPVVLTLRDANPNGASIRFLVEGAALPEDAASYQRICILFDGTDQDALLHAREQWRGAKEAGHSVAYWQQDERGRWQKKA
- a CDS encoding S10 family peptidase, encoding MTRITTRILAAAAALCLGAAPLVAQPARQESRQESRQEARQETRQPEGRRLPPDATTQHSLTLSDGRTLNFTAFAGSLPLVDESGKLQAEIAVTAFTLPDREARTRPVTFAVNGGPGAASAYLNLAAVGPWRVPFEGTSISPSMAPVTVPNDETWLDFTDLVFIDPIGTGYSRAAGDDAKRYYGVESDAAVLSAVIARWLRTNDRLTSPKFFLGESYGGFRGPLVARKLQDDVGIGLSGLVLLSPVLDFGYLQPPRHNPLGAVTRLPSLAAAGLEKRGETPDPARMEAVEAYATGPYLSDLLRGPSDPAAIDRMTERVAALTGLDPALVRRQAGRVAGASYQREADRDAGRVASAYDTGITGWDPDPSAAQGRFADPILTAMLAPLTSAAIDLTTRTLNWRVPNLRYELLNNAVNAGWNWGGGRSPPEVVSDLRQALSLDGDLRVLVAHGYTDLVTPYFASKLILDQMPAYGRDRRLSLSVYPGGHMFYFRKGSRAALRGDALHLYETALAARRSAAEGR
- a CDS encoding OpgC family protein; this encodes MREPNAVDFWRGIALVTIFINHIPGNTFQNYTYSQYGISDAAELFVFLAGWSIGIATRGRDGVPEPALRTILRLLSRMVEVYRAQLVITAIALAMLAGAALYLDNPLLVEWHNAGPVFSDPIQATVGWVTLLHQLGFFNILPLYVVLLGLAPAFVLLSRVHLGLAIGISVLLYAVSLVFEINIPSWPVEGHWFFNPLCWQLLLVLGFAAHEWRRSSERFLAWRRRLMPLGIVIVIVGAVLSWFNLRPDPLAVPEPRLLFIFDKSYLSPARLIHFLGVMLAFQTVFGLIQPRARWLVRQLAGLGRNSLAVFSVGSVASLGAQLIRFWSGGGFATDVFVVGCGLASLSFTAWFVEWRSRSPRPSSAA
- a CDS encoding SGNH/GDSL hydrolase family protein, which gives rise to MALSLSPSLLGGVSLALVSCLAFSVQAQSTTPPPGQVQPAPAQAPALAEIPALQATAPSPDAPDPSLSPECRVPGSKLYTLAKLKAVKKALREHRAVQVLTIGSNSGGLGTAATYPVRLEDALTRSLPDIEVTVESRGVSGEIAFGAAERLRNQVAEIEPDLVVWQVGGNDALARVDIEDFSQSLAETVAWIKSHGIDVVLVDPQYTASLAKDDYYRQFVQAIQKVAEREQVPLVQRYEAMRYLAGRAISALKGGDTAQSGAGFRLADLGYRCMAEHVTRAITVSLLQPDAVAVPATPPVPAN
- a CDS encoding gamma carbonic anhydrase family protein, translating into MPLYALDTVSPVLPEDGSAWIAPDAHVIGRVRLGREVGVWFGAVIRGDNEPIAIGDRTNIQEGAVLHTDAGFPLTLGEGITVGHGAIVHGCTIGDNSLVGMGATILNGARIGRNCLVGANALVTEGKEFPDNSLIVGAPAKAVRVLDEAAVAGLRASAERYVANAKRFSQGLRRVD
- a CDS encoding Gfo/Idh/MocA family protein, which gives rise to MASIGIVGTGFVADYYMRSLATLPEVTIAGAWDIDRDRLHAFGQYWHVPEAASLDDLIGRRPDLILNLTNPGSHYAVSLACLEAGLAVYSEKPLATRLDDARHLHRVATERGVMLASAPCSALGESAQIVWKALRERVIGTPRLVYAEIDDGFLIRAPHETWRSESGAPWPVQDELAVGCALQHAGYYLTWLIAMFGSVTRVAAASAEVLSLTLADGTRAAPTYASASLFFESGVVARLTCSVVAPHDHSLRIFGDEGILEVGECWSNDAPVRLRRRHVVRRRLIDSPLARRLRVAGPTHAKIGRKGATAMNFALGPQEMLAARAEGRASRLDADLALHLTEVALAIQNAGNGTGHQVIASRAGAVAPMPWAMEDRAKGDLAMGDRATVCSG